Proteins from a genomic interval of Antedon mediterranea chromosome 5, ecAntMedi1.1, whole genome shotgun sequence:
- the LOC140049744 gene encoding uncharacterized protein, translating to MGSPLGPLMANVFMCHIEERLESTNHMPKYYKRYVDDTLVFMPNLEAANEFLALLNTTHPAIAFTMETAVNNSIPFLGMLITKDLEKLHTRVYRKPTDTGLLLHYNSHVDNKYKRSLCITMLNRAYKLSSTHQLFNDECEILRKIFKRLKYPDEFSP from the coding sequence ATGGGATCACCTCTAGGGCCCCTTATGGCAAATGTATTTATGTGCCACATCGAGGAACGCCTTGAATCTACGAACCACATGCCCAAATACTACAAACGGTATGTTGATGACACACTAGTATTCATGCCAAATCTAGAAGCAGCCAATGAATTTTTAGCTTTACTTAACACAACCCATCCTGCGATAGCGTTCACAATGGAAACTGCCGTGAACAATTCAATCCCTTTCCTAGGAATGCTGATAACCAAAGATTTGGAAAAATTGCACACACGGGTTTATAGAAAGCCAACAGACACAGGCTTATTGCTACACTACAATAGTCACGTTGACAACAAGTATAAAAGGTCACTTTGTATAACTATGTTAAATCGGGCTTACAAACTATCGTCGACCCACCAGCTTTTTAATGATGAATGTGAAATTTTAAGGAAGATTTTTAAGCGTCTGAAATATCCAGATGAGTTTAGTCCATAA